One stretch of Chloroflexia bacterium SDU3-3 DNA includes these proteins:
- a CDS encoding response regulator, with translation MSILQPTILLIDDTPDHLEVVRRFLLSAGYRVVAAASGHEALASADVVMPDLIITALSLPGQLAWETARRLHARPQLSHTPILGTTVYGTLLPSSRVRDLGCADLIEKPFDFDNLLYHIGRLLPASSAG, from the coding sequence ATGAGCATCCTACAGCCTACGATCCTGCTGATCGATGACACCCCCGATCATCTTGAGGTGGTGCGGCGATTCCTGCTGTCGGCGGGCTACCGCGTGGTGGCGGCGGCCTCGGGCCACGAGGCGCTGGCATCTGCCGATGTGGTGATGCCCGACCTGATCATCACCGCGCTGTCGCTGCCCGGCCAGCTGGCCTGGGAGACGGCGCGGCGGCTGCACGCGCGGCCCCAGCTGTCGCACACGCCCATCCTGGGCACCACGGTGTACGGCACGCTGCTGCCATCCTCGCGCGTGCGCGACCTAGGCTGCGCCGATCTGATCGAGAAGCCCTTCGACTTCGATAACCTGCTCTACCATATCGGTCGGCTGCTGCCCGCCTCTTCGGCTGGCTAG
- a CDS encoding diacylglycerol kinase family protein — protein MHLASKSQAKAAAKPHKRAESVLASFRYAFAGLAHLIATQRNAQIHCAAIALVVALGAALGISRVEWAILAVTCTLVIAAEGVNTAVEAVVDLASPDFHPLAKVAKDVAAGTVLLTAIGAVAVGLLVFGPPLLSFVIR, from the coding sequence ATGCACCTTGCTTCAAAATCGCAGGCCAAGGCCGCCGCCAAGCCCCACAAGCGGGCCGAGTCGGTGCTGGCCTCGTTCCGCTACGCCTTCGCTGGGCTGGCCCACCTGATCGCCACCCAGCGCAACGCCCAGATCCACTGCGCCGCGATCGCGCTGGTGGTGGCGCTGGGGGCGGCGCTGGGCATCAGCCGCGTAGAGTGGGCCATCCTGGCGGTCACGTGCACCCTGGTGATCGCCGCCGAGGGCGTGAACACCGCCGTCGAGGCCGTGGTCGATCTGGCCTCGCCCGACTTCCACCCCCTGGCCAAAGTGGCCAAGGATGTGGCGGCGGGCACCGTGCTGCTCACCGCGATCGGCGCGGTGGCTGTCGGCCTGCTTGTGTTTGGTCCGCCGCTGCTGAGCTTTGTGATACGTTAA
- the holB gene encoding DNA polymerase III subunit delta' codes for MSNWGIVGHEWAIQFLRQSLAGGRASHAYLLSGPAQVGKALLALRLAQVLNCERGEIDPCMECRSCRRIERGNHPDVRISGMAVQTIGMKAEDAAKQRDLKIDTVREWLSDVNLKPYEGRRRVFILHDAERLNEAAANAMLKTLEEPPPYATLILVANTSGDLLPTIVSRCQPLKLRPVPRAQIAQALVERRQLAQEDAELLAAWSGGRFGWAAHMVDSPDDLAARQEQLEQLVALASQPRAEGFRWAEECAKAYRGGEQATVIDALRLWQSWWRDVMLTAGGCPESVTHIDQREALGALASSYSIAEVSGFIARLDMAAQQLRENVNPQLVMENTLLHLPQPGGAR; via the coding sequence ATGAGCAACTGGGGCATCGTGGGGCACGAGTGGGCCATCCAATTTCTGCGGCAGTCGCTGGCTGGCGGGCGGGCTAGCCACGCCTACCTGCTCAGCGGGCCAGCCCAGGTGGGCAAGGCGCTGCTGGCGCTGCGGCTGGCGCAGGTGCTCAACTGCGAGCGCGGCGAGATCGACCCGTGCATGGAATGCCGATCGTGCAGGCGGATCGAGCGCGGCAACCACCCGGATGTGCGGATCTCGGGGATGGCGGTGCAGACGATCGGCATGAAGGCCGAGGACGCGGCCAAGCAGCGCGACCTGAAGATCGACACCGTGCGCGAGTGGCTGAGCGACGTGAACCTGAAGCCCTACGAGGGCCGCCGCCGCGTCTTCATCCTGCACGACGCCGAGCGGCTGAACGAGGCCGCCGCCAACGCCATGCTCAAGACGCTGGAGGAGCCGCCGCCCTACGCCACGCTCATCCTGGTGGCCAACACCTCGGGCGATCTGCTGCCCACCATCGTCTCGCGCTGCCAGCCGCTGAAGCTACGCCCGGTGCCGCGCGCGCAGATCGCCCAGGCCCTGGTCGAACGCCGCCAGCTCGCCCAGGAGGATGCCGAGCTGCTGGCGGCGTGGAGCGGCGGGCGCTTCGGCTGGGCCGCACACATGGTGGACAGCCCCGACGATCTGGCCGCGCGCCAGGAGCAGCTGGAGCAGCTGGTGGCCCTGGCCAGCCAGCCCCGCGCCGAGGGCTTCCGCTGGGCCGAGGAGTGCGCCAAGGCCTACCGTGGCGGCGAGCAGGCCACAGTGATCGACGCGCTGCGGCTGTGGCAGAGCTGGTGGCGCGATGTGATGCTGACGGCGGGCGGCTGCCCCGAGTCCGTCACCCACATCGACCAGCGCGAGGCCCTGGGCGCCCTGGCCAGCAGCTACAGCATCGCCGAGGTGAGCGGCTTCATCGCGCGGCTGGACATGGCGGCCCAGCAGCTGCGCGAGAACGTGAACCCCCAGCTGGTGATGGAGAACACCCTGCTGCATCTGCCGCAGCCGGGCGGGGCGCGCTAG
- a CDS encoding N-acyl homoserine lactonase family protein, whose product MRLYVLQYGLVRDVGVPVPGYLIQTDDGRNILVDTGFSREAVGGPPVLPGLWVGEDDHVVAQLARAGLAPADVDVLICTHFDPDHSGAHDLFAHARLLVQRAHHQAARAPGAARYAATRAAWDHPSLRYELLDGDADVAPGVRVIETGGHVPGHQSVLVRLPRTGAVLLAIDAIPDAAMLEPGGPQATMDVDPQQSARSIAKLRELIERERVALTIFGHDERRWPGVRKAPDFYE is encoded by the coding sequence ATGCGTCTCTATGTGCTGCAGTATGGCCTCGTGCGGGATGTTGGCGTTCCTGTGCCGGGGTACCTCATCCAGACTGACGACGGGCGGAATATCTTGGTGGACACGGGCTTCTCCCGCGAGGCGGTGGGTGGCCCGCCGGTGCTGCCTGGGCTGTGGGTTGGCGAGGATGATCACGTGGTGGCCCAGCTGGCCCGCGCAGGCCTTGCCCCCGCCGATGTGGATGTGCTGATCTGCACCCACTTCGACCCCGATCACTCGGGCGCGCACGATCTGTTTGCCCACGCCCGCCTGCTGGTGCAGCGCGCCCACCACCAGGCCGCCCGCGCCCCCGGAGCCGCGCGCTACGCTGCCACCCGCGCCGCCTGGGATCACCCCAGCCTGCGCTACGAGCTGCTGGATGGCGATGCCGACGTGGCCCCCGGCGTGCGCGTGATCGAGACCGGCGGGCATGTTCCTGGCCACCAGTCGGTGCTGGTGCGGCTGCCGCGCACCGGCGCGGTGCTGCTGGCCATCGACGCCATTCCCGACGCGGCGATGCTGGAGCCGGGCGGCCCGCAGGCAACCATGGATGTGGATCCGCAGCAGTCCGCCCGCAGCATCGCCAAGCTGCGCGAGCTGATCGAGCGCGAGCGTGTGGCGCTCACTATCTTTGGCCACGACGAGCGGCGGTGGCCGGGTGTGCGTAAGGCCCCGGATTTCTACGAGTAG
- the fabF gene encoding beta-ketoacyl-ACP synthase II, protein MRPISRDTQQRRALLRRRLLDLAATHDATTIEQQIDALIEDIGLADLDPLPMRSPQESWDEDQRIVVTGMGVVTPLGIGLDPFWQNLTAGKSGIHRVESFNISTLASQIAGEVPGFDPKSYMDAKDARRISRASQFAVAAARMALEDADLTVDASNSHQIGALIGNGSSSPPDTEAAAYTLIERGLNKVNPFYITGSLPNMPSCQVSIQLGLRGYNTSIATACAASAQAIGEAAEIIRRGDATVMLAGGSEAPVCKFTLACFSAARALSTRNDDPEHASRPFDAQRDGFIVSEGAGVLVLESLAHARRRGARIYAELIGYASTSDAFHVTAPHPDGDGAARAMIRAMQKAEITPQQVDYINAHATSTAAGDLAETLAIKQAFGEYAYSVPISASKSMLGHLTSAAGAVEASAAILAMRHSLIPPTTNLFDPDPRCDLDYVPHTARRASLQVVMSNSFGFGGVNAVLIFQQPPPTI, encoded by the coding sequence ATGCGGCCCATTTCCAGGGATACGCAGCAGCGGCGTGCGCTCCTGCGTCGCCGTCTTCTCGACCTAGCGGCGACACACGACGCCACCACAATAGAACAGCAGATCGACGCCCTGATCGAAGACATTGGCCTGGCCGACCTCGACCCGCTGCCCATGCGCTCCCCACAAGAGAGCTGGGATGAAGACCAGCGGATCGTCGTGACCGGCATGGGCGTGGTCACGCCGCTCGGCATCGGCCTCGATCCGTTCTGGCAGAACCTGACCGCCGGCAAGAGCGGCATCCACCGCGTCGAGAGCTTCAACATCAGCACCCTGGCCAGCCAGATCGCCGGCGAGGTGCCCGGCTTCGACCCCAAGAGCTATATGGATGCCAAGGATGCCCGCCGGATCAGCCGCGCCAGCCAGTTCGCGGTGGCGGCGGCGCGCATGGCCCTAGAGGACGCCGACCTGACGGTGGACGCCAGCAACAGCCACCAGATCGGCGCGCTGATCGGCAACGGCAGCTCATCGCCGCCCGACACCGAGGCGGCGGCCTATACCCTGATCGAGCGCGGCCTGAACAAGGTCAACCCCTTCTACATCACCGGCTCGCTGCCCAACATGCCATCGTGCCAGGTCTCCATCCAGCTGGGCCTGCGCGGCTACAACACCAGCATCGCCACCGCATGCGCGGCCAGCGCCCAGGCCATCGGCGAGGCCGCCGAGATCATCCGGCGCGGCGACGCCACGGTGATGCTGGCGGGCGGCTCGGAGGCACCGGTGTGCAAGTTCACCCTGGCCTGCTTCAGCGCGGCGCGGGCGCTCTCCACCCGCAACGACGACCCCGAGCACGCCTCCCGCCCGTTCGACGCCCAGCGCGATGGCTTTATTGTCTCCGAGGGCGCGGGCGTGCTGGTGCTGGAAAGCCTGGCCCACGCGCGGCGGCGCGGCGCGCGCATCTACGCCGAGCTGATCGGCTACGCATCCACCTCCGACGCCTTCCACGTGACCGCGCCCCACCCCGACGGCGATGGCGCGGCCCGCGCGATGATCCGCGCCATGCAGAAGGCCGAGATCACACCACAGCAGGTAGACTACATCAATGCCCATGCCACCAGCACCGCCGCTGGCGACCTGGCCGAGACCCTGGCGATCAAGCAGGCGTTTGGCGAGTACGCCTACAGCGTGCCGATCAGCGCGTCGAAATCCATGCTGGGCCACCTGACCAGCGCGGCAGGCGCGGTGGAGGCCAGCGCGGCCATCCTGGCCATGCGCCATAGCCTCATCCCGCCCACCACCAACCTGTTCGACCCCGACCCGCGCTGCGACCTCGACTATGTGCCACACACGGCGCGGCGGGCGTCGCTGCAGGTTGTTATGTCGAACTCGTTCGGGTTCGGCGGGGTCAACGCGGTGCTGATCTTCCAGCAGCCGCCGCCCACGATCTAG
- the raiA gene encoding ribosome-associated translation inhibitor RaiA, whose product MELVVKSRNGKITQRQQNYISEKLAKLERYLDLIDKATIEVAEEQRKTEGSVHRVQVTLVGNRGVLLRAEERAPDLYAAVDGVQHSLQRQIERYKDKYWRRGKLRRQAGEIVEIEQPTPAPIEVDPTEPPRLVRTKEVYTKPMFSDEAVEQMELLGHDFFMFRDADTDQINVVYRRRDGNYGVLVPVDSEQ is encoded by the coding sequence ATGGAGCTTGTTGTCAAAAGCCGCAACGGTAAGATCACGCAGCGCCAGCAGAACTACATCTCCGAAAAACTGGCCAAGCTTGAGCGGTATCTCGATCTGATCGACAAGGCGACGATCGAGGTGGCCGAGGAGCAGCGCAAGACCGAGGGTAGCGTTCACCGTGTGCAGGTGACTCTGGTGGGGAACCGTGGGGTGCTGCTGCGCGCCGAGGAGCGCGCGCCCGACCTGTACGCCGCCGTCGATGGCGTGCAGCACTCGCTCCAGCGCCAGATCGAACGATACAAGGACAAATACTGGCGGCGGGGCAAGCTGCGCCGTCAGGCGGGCGAGATCGTCGAGATCGAGCAGCCCACCCCCGCGCCTATCGAGGTCGATCCGACCGAGCCGCCACGCCTGGTGAGGACCAAAGAGGTCTACACCAAGCCAATGTTCAGCGACGAGGCCGTAGAGCAGATGGAGCTGCTGGGGCACGACTTCTTCATGTTCCGCGACGCCGACACCGACCAGATCAACGTGGTCTACCGCCGCCGCGACGGCAACTATGGCGTGCTGGTGCCGGTGGATAGCGAGCAATAG
- a CDS encoding glycosyltransferase yields MNILLLSPYAPYPPYGGGTMRIYQIARGLARRHRVTCLTFAADARAERGLAPFRDVCRTLVVRGPDDRSLARRAVSTALSPLPDMALRNASASYAQALRDLLAREHFDIVQAESIEMAPYLDIVRQVADAAGHRRPICAFDQFNAEYVIQKRAAITSFDALRRGALSPRNLAGAAYSTVQWAKLARYERRAIAQADVVFAVSDDDRATMQALAPHSTIQVAPNGVDTTVFSRAQLEHDRAGALSFGPPTLVFSGTLDYRPNVDAALWFVRQVLPRIHAQRPDVRLVLIGRRPAPALQALPPQLVTLVGEVADARPYIAGASVYIVPMRIGGGVRLKLLEALALAAPVVSTAMGAEGVAGLVGGEHCLLADSPDEFAQATLRLLDDPLLGRCLGAEGRRLVCETYDWEAIIPQFEAGYRQL; encoded by the coding sequence ATGAATATTCTGCTGCTCTCGCCCTACGCCCCCTACCCACCCTACGGCGGCGGTACGATGCGCATCTACCAGATCGCCCGCGGGCTGGCCCGCCGCCACCGGGTCACATGCCTCACCTTCGCCGCCGACGCGCGGGCCGAGCGCGGCCTCGCGCCCTTCCGCGATGTCTGCCGTACCCTGGTGGTGCGCGGCCCCGATGATCGTAGCCTAGCCCGCCGCGCTGTCTCCACCGCGCTCTCGCCCCTGCCCGACATGGCGCTGCGCAACGCATCGGCCAGCTACGCCCAGGCCCTGCGCGACCTGCTGGCCCGCGAGCACTTCGACATCGTGCAGGCCGAGAGCATCGAGATGGCCCCCTACCTCGACATCGTGCGCCAGGTGGCCGATGCCGCAGGCCACCGCCGCCCGATCTGCGCCTTCGACCAGTTCAACGCCGAGTACGTCATCCAGAAGCGCGCCGCCATCACCAGCTTCGACGCGCTGCGGCGCGGCGCGCTCTCGCCGCGCAACCTGGCCGGTGCCGCCTACTCCACGGTGCAGTGGGCCAAGCTGGCCCGCTACGAGCGCCGCGCTATCGCCCAGGCCGATGTGGTGTTCGCTGTCTCCGACGACGACCGCGCCACTATGCAGGCGCTCGCGCCCCACAGCACCATCCAGGTCGCGCCCAACGGCGTGGACACCACGGTCTTCAGCCGCGCCCAGCTCGAGCACGACCGCGCGGGCGCGCTCTCGTTCGGGCCGCCCACCCTGGTGTTCAGCGGCACGCTCGACTATCGGCCCAATGTGGATGCGGCGCTGTGGTTTGTGCGCCAGGTGCTGCCCCGCATCCACGCCCAGCGCCCCGACGTGCGGCTGGTGCTCATAGGGCGGCGGCCCGCGCCCGCGCTGCAGGCCCTGCCGCCCCAGCTGGTGACGCTGGTGGGCGAGGTGGCCGACGCGCGGCCCTACATCGCCGGGGCCAGCGTATACATCGTGCCGATGCGCATCGGCGGCGGCGTGCGCCTCAAGCTGCTGGAGGCGCTGGCCCTGGCCGCGCCAGTGGTGAGCACCGCCATGGGTGCCGAGGGCGTGGCCGGGCTGGTGGGCGGCGAGCACTGCCTGCTGGCCGACAGCCCCGACGAGTTCGCCCAGGCCACCCTGCGCCTGCTCGATGACCCACTGCTGGGCAGGTGCCTGGGGGCCGAGGGCCGCCGCCTGGTCTGCGAGACCTACGACTGGGAGGCGATCATCCCGCAATTCGAGGCGGGCTACCGGCAGCTATAG
- a CDS encoding glycosyl transferase, which translates to MSHVLFLCIPSHGHVNPMLGLASALIGQGERVTFFSSPEFKGVIEAAGADFQCYTSDLNIFGKQKKPASGGKKKGVPGFASALLAPERFIDDVLALVAGRRFDYMVASSAYPYASVVAHALGIPAIYSRAVFAPMEKMFSQAQGTGMRDMMTQYDSAYQAICKKIADRYHITLSSDMMEQMHNTSDLNIIYTSKYFMGDLGSYDERFIFIGPPIYEKKYTVDFPFDAIAGKKVLYISLGTVFGSAAPALNRMFFEAFGGSEFTVVMAAHHVDTAGVEIPSNFIIRDYVPQLDLLKHAAVAITHAGMNSMGDLIGHGVPFVSIPLGADQFYLARRAAELGATVVVDAASATPQALAEAVRRVLEQPSYRASIAKIRQSFDEAGGYSYAVERIFQLKRAKCIAG; encoded by the coding sequence ATGTCGCATGTTCTGTTTCTCTGCATCCCATCCCACGGCCACGTCAACCCCATGCTGGGCCTGGCCAGCGCGCTGATCGGCCAGGGCGAGCGCGTCACCTTCTTCAGCTCGCCGGAGTTCAAAGGCGTGATCGAGGCGGCAGGGGCCGACTTCCAATGCTACACGAGCGACCTAAACATCTTTGGCAAGCAAAAAAAACCAGCATCCGGCGGTAAGAAAAAGGGCGTGCCGGGGTTTGCCAGCGCGCTGCTCGCGCCCGAGCGGTTTATCGACGACGTGCTGGCCCTGGTCGCGGGCAGGCGCTTCGACTATATGGTCGCCTCGTCGGCCTACCCCTACGCCAGCGTGGTGGCGCACGCGCTAGGCATCCCCGCGATCTACTCGCGCGCCGTCTTCGCGCCGATGGAAAAAATGTTTTCCCAGGCACAGGGTACAGGCATGCGCGACATGATGACGCAGTATGACAGCGCATACCAAGCGATTTGCAAGAAGATCGCAGATCGCTACCATATCACGCTATCCAGCGACATGATGGAGCAGATGCACAACACCAGCGATCTCAACATCATCTACACATCAAAATACTTTATGGGCGATCTGGGCAGCTACGACGAGCGATTTATCTTTATCGGCCCGCCGATATACGAAAAGAAATATACTGTCGATTTTCCATTCGATGCGATTGCGGGCAAAAAGGTGCTGTATATCTCGCTCGGCACGGTGTTTGGCAGCGCCGCGCCCGCGCTCAACCGTATGTTCTTCGAGGCCTTTGGCGGCAGCGAGTTTACGGTGGTGATGGCCGCACACCACGTGGACACGGCGGGGGTGGAGATCCCCAGCAACTTCATTATTCGCGACTACGTGCCGCAGCTCGATCTGCTCAAGCACGCCGCCGTGGCCATCACCCACGCGGGTATGAACAGCATGGGCGACCTGATCGGCCACGGCGTGCCGTTCGTGTCTATCCCGCTGGGGGCCGACCAGTTCTACCTGGCCCGGCGCGCGGCGGAACTGGGTGCGACCGTGGTGGTGGATGCGGCCAGCGCCACACCCCAGGCCCTGGCCGAGGCGGTGCGCCGCGTGCTGGAGCAGCCGAGCTACCGCGCCAGCATCGCCAAGATTCGCCAGTCGTTTGACGAGGCGGGCGGCTATTCCTACGCCGTCGAGCGCATCTTTCAGCTCAAGCGCGCCAAGTGCATCGCTGGGTAG
- a CDS encoding phospholipase has translation MPRRSSSSKSSHRRTSSSKTSPLAVIGVILLLILGYLYESGRLSGVLGTPPVGNGPGVTDEAQPPTTAPGQPAADGAITPYFTTTALVYPDKQSTRGKAPLLEAFLADINAASKRIDLATFDFDIPEVTDALIAAKKRGVEVRLIVDSENLETEEVAQETGRLKSAGIPVHFDDREPFMHNKFASIDDKIAWMGSWNVTTNDTFRNNNNFIRFVNDQLAADYRNEFEQMFGGAFGTAKKSGTPYPTVQIGDATISVFYSPEDGVAKHVLESLNQAKKSIRFMAFSYTADPIADAMISKHKAGLTVDGVFEAQNAKGTGADFSKLQNGGVNILTDGNCYIMHHKTIIIDDHIVITGSYNFTASAERSNDENLVIIDSPTIASIYLDEFSRVFGQAQNPTRCGS, from the coding sequence ATGCCCCGGCGTTCATCCTCCAGCAAGTCCTCGCACAGACGCACATCCAGCAGCAAAACCTCGCCGCTGGCGGTGATCGGGGTGATTCTGCTGCTCATCCTCGGCTACCTCTACGAGAGCGGCAGGCTCAGTGGGGTGCTCGGCACGCCCCCAGTGGGCAACGGGCCAGGCGTCACCGACGAGGCCCAGCCGCCCACCACCGCCCCCGGCCAGCCCGCCGCCGACGGCGCGATCACGCCCTACTTCACCACCACCGCGCTGGTCTACCCCGACAAGCAGAGCACGCGCGGCAAGGCCCCGCTGCTTGAGGCCTTTCTGGCCGACATCAACGCCGCCAGCAAGCGCATCGACCTCGCTACCTTCGACTTTGACATCCCCGAGGTCACCGACGCGCTGATCGCAGCCAAAAAGCGCGGCGTCGAGGTGCGGCTGATCGTCGATAGCGAGAATCTGGAGACCGAGGAGGTGGCGCAGGAGACCGGAAGGCTAAAGTCGGCGGGGATTCCTGTGCATTTCGACGATCGCGAACCATTTATGCATAATAAGTTCGCCTCGATCGACGATAAGATCGCATGGATGGGATCGTGGAACGTCACCACCAATGATACATTTCGCAACAATAACAACTTTATACGCTTTGTGAATGATCAGCTGGCCGCTGACTACCGCAACGAGTTCGAGCAGATGTTTGGCGGCGCATTTGGCACCGCAAAGAAAAGTGGCACGCCCTACCCCACCGTACAGATCGGCGATGCGACGATCTCTGTTTTTTATTCGCCAGAAGATGGCGTAGCCAAACATGTGCTAGAGTCGCTCAACCAAGCCAAAAAGAGCATTCGATTTATGGCGTTCTCGTACACCGCCGACCCGATCGCCGACGCGATGATATCGAAGCACAAGGCCGGGCTTACCGTCGATGGTGTCTTCGAGGCGCAGAACGCCAAGGGAACTGGTGCCGACTTTAGCAAGCTGCAGAATGGCGGGGTGAATATCCTTACCGATGGCAACTGCTATATTATGCATCATAAAACAATCATCATCGATGACCATATTGTCATCACCGGCTCGTACAACTTCACCGCGAGCGCAGAGCGCAGCAACGATGAAAACCTCGTGATCATCGACAGCCCTACGATAGCCAGCATCTACCTCGATGAGTTCAGCCGGGTCTTCGGCCAGGCGCAAAATCCCACACGTTGCGGCTCGTAG